A window from Azoarcus sp. DD4 encodes these proteins:
- a CDS encoding LysR substrate-binding domain-containing protein — protein sequence MISPITLDALRVLDAIDRKHSFAAAAEALFRVPSAVSYTISKLEEDLGVALFDRSKRRAVLTPAGRLVLEQGRHILTATDELTRMVQTAAEGWELELRIAVDSVLDFAPVYALVAEFQALQHRTELLLSEEVLGGSWDALNSQRCDLVIGAAGEAIPGGIVTQALGEVDFVFAVAIDHPLRMQPLPLSAEVIRSYPTVVVADSSRYLPARSTGLLDGRSRVVVPSIASKIEAQCRGLGVGFVPRHRIDAELIDGRLHILPLQEPRPPQAVSVAWRSANKGKALRWFVERLARMRFDGRRGLVDRDGPPATPLS from the coding sequence ATGATCTCACCCATCACCCTCGATGCCCTGCGCGTACTCGATGCCATCGACCGCAAGCACAGTTTCGCCGCCGCCGCCGAAGCGCTGTTCCGGGTGCCGTCCGCGGTGTCCTACACCATCAGCAAGCTCGAAGAAGACCTCGGCGTCGCCCTCTTCGACCGCAGCAAGCGCCGCGCGGTGCTCACCCCGGCCGGCCGGCTGGTGCTGGAACAGGGACGCCACATCCTCACCGCCACCGACGAGCTCACCCGCATGGTCCAGACAGCCGCCGAAGGCTGGGAGCTGGAGCTGCGCATCGCGGTGGACAGCGTGCTCGACTTTGCGCCGGTGTATGCGCTGGTGGCGGAATTCCAGGCGCTGCAGCACCGCACCGAACTGCTGCTGAGCGAGGAAGTGCTGGGCGGCAGCTGGGACGCGCTCAATTCGCAGCGCTGCGACCTGGTGATAGGCGCGGCCGGCGAGGCCATACCCGGCGGCATCGTCACCCAGGCGCTCGGCGAGGTCGATTTCGTCTTCGCGGTCGCCATCGACCATCCGCTGCGCATGCAACCGCTGCCGCTCTCCGCCGAGGTCATACGCAGCTACCCGACGGTCGTGGTGGCCGACAGTTCGCGCTACCTGCCCGCCCGCTCCACCGGCCTGCTCGACGGCCGCAGCCGGGTGGTGGTGCCATCCATCGCGAGCAAGATCGAGGCGCAGTGCCGCGGCCTGGGCGTCGGCTTCGTGCCGCGCCACCGCATCGACGCGGAATTGATCGACGGCCGGCTGCACATCCTGCCGCTGCAGGAGCCGCGCCCGCCGCAAGCGGTGTCGGTCGCCTGGCGCAGCGCCAACAAGGGCAAGGCGCTGCGCTGGTTCGTCGAGCGCCTGGCGCGGATGCGTTTCGACGGCCGGCGAGGCTTGGTGGACCGCGACGGCCCGCCCGCCACACCGCTGTCGTAA
- a CDS encoding DoxX family protein: protein MSTNLIKRITATNAGLGALALRIPIGIIFMAHGAQKLFGWFGGYGLEGTGQWMASIGLAPGYLMALMAGSAEFFGGLALLVGLLVRPAALALSVAMVVAILSVHIKNGLFMSNNGYEFGLALLAVSVSLLFSGAGSASVDKLIAGDTATGKR from the coding sequence ATGAGCACCAACCTGATCAAGCGGATCACTGCCACCAACGCCGGCCTGGGCGCACTGGCGCTGCGCATTCCCATCGGCATCATCTTCATGGCGCACGGCGCGCAGAAGCTCTTCGGCTGGTTCGGCGGCTACGGCCTCGAAGGCACCGGCCAGTGGATGGCCTCGATCGGCCTGGCGCCCGGCTACCTGATGGCCCTGATGGCCGGCAGCGCCGAGTTCTTCGGCGGCCTCGCGCTGCTCGTCGGCCTGCTGGTACGGCCCGCCGCGCTGGCCCTGTCGGTGGCGATGGTGGTGGCCATCCTCAGCGTGCATATCAAGAACGGCCTCTTCATGAGCAACAACGGCTACGAGTTCGGGCTGGCGCTGCTCGCGGTATCGGTGTCGCTGCTGTTCAGCGGTGCCGGCAGCGCCTCGGTCGACAAGCTGATCGCCGGCGACACCGCGACCGGCAAGCGCTGA
- the wrbA gene encoding NAD(P)H:quinone oxidoreductase: MAKVLVLYHSSYGHVETMANAVAEGARAAGAEVSVKRVPELVPEEIMRKAGMKLDQAAPIATVEELPDYDAIIFGTPTRFGNMCAQMRNFLDQTGGLWFSGKLIGKVGSVFTSTATQHGGQETTITSFHTTLLHHGMVIVGLPYSESRQMTMDEITGGSPYGASTIAKGDGSRRPSENELAMARFQGGHVAKIAAKLAG; this comes from the coding sequence ATGGCCAAGGTTCTGGTGCTGTACCACTCGTCCTACGGACACGTCGAAACGATGGCGAATGCGGTCGCCGAAGGCGCACGCGCCGCCGGTGCCGAAGTGAGCGTCAAGCGGGTGCCGGAACTGGTGCCGGAAGAGATCATGCGCAAGGCCGGCATGAAGCTGGACCAGGCCGCACCCATCGCCACCGTGGAGGAACTGCCCGACTACGACGCCATCATCTTCGGCACGCCGACCCGCTTCGGCAACATGTGCGCGCAGATGCGCAACTTCCTCGACCAGACCGGCGGGCTGTGGTTTTCCGGCAAGCTCATCGGCAAGGTCGGCAGCGTATTCACCAGCACCGCCACCCAGCACGGCGGCCAGGAAACGACCATCACCAGCTTCCACACCACGCTGTTGCACCACGGCATGGTGATCGTCGGCCTGCCCTATTCCGAGAGCCGGCAGATGACGATGGACGAGATCACCGGCGGCAGCCCATACGGCGCCAGCACCATCGCCAAGGGCGACGGCTCGCGCCGGCCGAGCGAAAACGAGCTGGCGATGGCGCGCTTC